A window of the Lolium perenne isolate Kyuss_39 chromosome 7, Kyuss_2.0, whole genome shotgun sequence genome harbors these coding sequences:
- the LOC127317060 gene encoding uncharacterized protein: MSSHIYADERAREMELAAGSERQMGCSPLGRMISRVIKKCNGRRRRMRNEGLDYAMAYPQAQTCYVRPTAHTVAYAASAHPPNTHAISAAQPPQVHGPFGPTAAAPPRAGGKPRKRKKSKSKNVRFSTAAGPVYPGSAPPPNAADAYQHASAAGTSGDAAYGGQRHHHHAAAASHAYSSAQHGHGQEYGYARYAPSPLTRWEMLGSSGTPRRHEYFSGEYRWSYPTPVREGIYSMATDANRLTAIFSEENPNACTIV, translated from the exons ATGAGTTCACATATATATGCAGATGAGAGAGCAAGAGAGATGGAGTTGGCAGCAGGTTCAGAGAGGCAAATGGGTTGCTCTCCCTTGGGCAGGATGATATCTAGAGTCATCAAGAAATGCAACG GGCGCAGACGACGGATGAGGAACGAGGGGCTGGACTATGCCATGGCATACCCCCAAGCTCAAACATGCTACGTACGTCCAACGGCACACACCGTCGCCTACGCCGCCAGCGCCCACCCTCCCAACACCCACGCGATCTCAGCCGCGCAGCCACCGCAAGTCCACGGTCCGTTCGGCCcaaccgccgccgcgccgcctcgaGCAGGCGGCAAGCCGCGCAAGCGCAAGAAGTCCAAGTCCAAGAACGTCCGGTTCAGCACGGCGGCTGGGCCGGTATACCCCGGGTCAGCGCCACCGCCGAACGCTGCCGATGCATACCAGCATGCATCGGCGGCAGGGACGAGCGGCGACGCGGCGTACGGCGGCCAACGCCATCACCACCACGCGGCCGCCGCCTCCCACGCGTACTCGTCGGCGCAGCACGGGCACGGCCAGGAGTACGGCTACGCCAGGTACGCGCCGTCGCCGCTAACGCGGTGGGAGATGCTCGGCTCCTCCGGCACGCCAAGGCGGCACGAGTACTTCTCCGGCGAGTACAGGTGGTCCTACCCGACGCCGGTGCGCGAGGGCATCTACAGCATGGCCACGGACGCCAACCGGCTCACGGCCATCTTCAGCGAGGAGAATCCCAACGCCTGTACCATAGTCTGA